One region of Manis pentadactyla isolate mManPen7 chromosome 9, mManPen7.hap1, whole genome shotgun sequence genomic DNA includes:
- the LOC130684782 gene encoding uncharacterized protein LOC130684782, with the protein MFHAGVSPGQNHGLLWLLQRRRLLLWGLRLRLLCACLLLQAPVLLGASLFLLQLWQRGLWGLWGLQGGLWGLQGGLWVLWLLPVWLLQALLLPVQLLCPHLLPVRLLPVRLLQTLLLPVRLLCPHLLPVQLLQVQLLCPHLLPVQDLRCRPRTSGESSLPRKLPSQFWAVLQTRILKNGVPVTVLGLSCAPLSSSSPPPTCPLKSPP; encoded by the coding sequence AACCATGGGCTGCTGTGGCTGCTCCAGAGGCGGCGGCTCCTGCTGTGGGGGCTGCGGCTCCGGCTGCTGTGTGCCTGTCTGCTGCTGCAAGCCCCCGTGCTGCTGGGTGCCAGCCTGTTCCTGCTCCAGCTGTGGCAAAGGGGGCTGTGGGGCCTGTGGGGGCTGCAAGGGGGCCTGTGGGGGCTGCAAGGGGGTCTGTGGGTCCTGTGGCTGCTCCCAGTCTGGCTGCTGCAAGCCCTGCTGCTCCCAGTCCAGCTGCTGTGTCCccatctgctcccagtccgactGCTCCCAGTCCGGCTGCTGCAAACCCTGCTGCTCCCAGTCCGGCTGCTGTGTCCCCATCTGCTCCCAGTCCAACTGCTCCAAGTCCAGCTGCTGTGTCCCCATTTGCTACCAGTGCAAGATCTGAGATGCAGACCTCGGACCTCAGGTGAGTCCAGCCTCCCCAGGAAGCTACCATCTCAGTTCTGGGCTGTCCTGCAGACCCGCATCCTGAAGAACGGTGTCCCCGTCACAGTCCTTGGCCTGTCCTGTGCTCCCCTTTCCAGctcttccccaccacccacctGCCCCCTGAAATCTCCTCCATAA